Proteins from one Diorhabda carinulata isolate Delta chromosome 10, icDioCari1.1, whole genome shotgun sequence genomic window:
- the LOC130898496 gene encoding DNA (cytosine-5)-methyltransferase PliMCI-like — MPNNENCNANKKIKTENNSAKIIKNNNKLVMKSERCIVCKQFSDSVLYYGGHPNYSNDEFIALTDEKLSLYTGKEQLYNDDDIPTHKITYFTVYDKMGHLCSFDCGLIEKNVSLYFSGYIKPIYEEDSSPDNGVPAHDLGPIDEWWMAGFDGGENLPIGFTTQFAHYYLMSPSKEYESIFSNIKEKVKMAKYVTEYVYDHAYENPTYEDLVENIKGSGEFKDVEDLLLQNAQFICDQVTGIDETAEEDDLQLITLPCIRSLIQIAGVAFRKRRKVRIINKISKTKHTMTKAVTTKLVQDVFEQFFPDQINSNVENKGPKKKRCGVCEPCQSPDCGECNHCKDMLKFGGSGRAKQACKRRRCMQMAIIDAEISENEEENDVEDEQKHQKVKHLSKKIIHRVEWKDKAERKYKGYDCYRSAEIDNFTVQAGDYVMLRSENPKDPLAIAKIVYMYDEFLKKFHGQLMYRGTDTILGETADPRELFVVDECEDLLLGSVLRKANVIYRKVPEDWSIIGGNLNLEEPLEDNGKDFFFSKRFETNRFVDIVFDSEHNSDGCESCRRRQKLNEINTPTLVANCISWRNESYTIGTGVFLHPDVYIFEYIHKRSNENNGDICDLDSAELYPEYYRKNFEKVKGSNENTPNPFVIGSIEDIFDSKNDINIKVRIFFRPENTFGMLSSAFTKDINYLYYSDEMITVSFDKVMGRCYLAYGYNFASSTEWSEQGPYRFYFLEAYDAKKRKIFDLPAKAKNIGIIGKGKGGGKIKGMAKQRMQFAELPTDWEKIERPLATMDVFAGCGGLSEGLKMSKIAESKWAIERDVAAANAFKQNNPSCRMFIEDCNDILSFILSGQAKDNGLPEKGEVEMLVGGPPCQGFSGMNRFNYRNYSSFKNSLVVSYLTFCEYYRPKYFILENVKNFVSFKKSMVLKLTLRCLLAMGYQVTFGILQAGQYGIPQTRRRLILMASAPGYVLPKYPEPQHVFNKKVTHLSFSVDGDIYYNECFWTESAPYRTITVKDAMSDLPSIKNGCSNVEMAYNCEPETHFQRKMRGVADSGLLRDHICKEMSTLVEARMSHIPTYPGSDWRDLPNISLKLSDGTSTVKLKYLYRTKKQKPEDSPRGVCQCVTGKPCDPADKQSNTLIPWCLPHTGDRHNHWAGLYGRLEWDGYFGTTITNPEPMGKQGRVLHPNQHRVVSVRECARSQGFRDTFKFCGSILDKYRQVGNAVPPPLGAAIGREIAKAFQLTMDKHPPELPKQPLTPPVQPATPSENGQFIQSSSTSPFTPAKPPKIEDCDLTINNSFPLL, encoded by the exons ATGCCAAATAATGAGAACTgtaatgcaaataaaaaaataaaaactgaaaataattctgcaaaaattataaaaaataacaataaactcGTTATGAAATCTGAAAGATGTATAGTTTGCAAACAATTTTCTGATTCTGTTTTATATTATGGAGGTCATCCGAATTATTCCAATGATGAATTTATTGCTCTTACAGATGAAAAACTATCCTTATATACAGGAAAAGAGCAACTGTATAATGATGACGATATTCCGACTCATAAG attacTTATTTTACTGTTTATGACAAAATGGGGCATCTGTGTTCATTTGATTGtggtttaattgaaaaaaacgttTCACTGTATTTTTCTGGATACATCAAACCTATATATGAAGAAGATTCTAGTCCAGATAATGGTGTACCAGCACATGATCTTGGACCCATTGATGAATGGTGGATGGCAGGTTTCGATGGAG GTGAAAACCTTCCAATTGGATTTACAACTCAATTTGCTCACTACTATTTGATGAGTCCATCTAAGGAATATGAGTCTATATTTagtaatattaaagaaaaagtaaaaatggcAAAATATGTAACTGAGTATGTTTATGATCATGCATACGAAAATCCAACATATGAAGACTTAGTTGAGAATATCAAAGGTAGTGGAGAATTCAAAGATGTAGAAGATTTGTTGCTCCAAAATGCACAGTTCATTTGTGAtcag GTAACTGGTATTGATGAGACAGCTGAAGAAGATGACCTACAATTAATAACACTTCCTTGCATAAGATCTCTGATACAAATAGCTGGTGTAGCATTTAGGAAACGTAGAAAAGTTAGAATAATTAATAAG atttcaaaaacaaaacatactATGACTAAAGCTGTAACAACCAAATTAGTGCAAGATGTATTTGAACAATTCTTTCCTGATCAAATTAACAGTAATGTGGAAAACAAAGGACCAAAGAAGAAACGTTGTGGTGTTTGCGAGCCGTGTCAGTCTCCTGATTGTGGGGAATGTAACCATTGTAAAGATATGTTGAAATTTGGAGGAAGTGGTAGAGCAAAACAAGCTTGTAAACGTAGAAG ATGTATGCAAATGGCAATAATTGATGCAGAAATATctgaaaatgaagaagaaaatgatgTCGAAGATGAGCAAAAGCATCAGAAAGttaaacatttatcaaaaaaaataatacatagaGTTGAATGGAAAGATAAAgctgaaagaaaatataaaggATATGATTGCTATAGATCTGCAGAAATAG ACAATTTTACTGTCCAAGCAGGAGATTATGTTATGTTAAGATCGGAGAATCCAAAAGATCCATTAGCAATTGCTAAAATTGTTTACATGTATGATGAGTTCCTTAAAAAATTCCACGGTCAGCTTATGTATAGAGGAACAGATACTATTCTAGGAGAAACAGCAGATCCAAGAGAATTATTTGTAGTAGATGAATGTGAAGATCTTCTCCTTGGAAGTGTTCTCAGGAAAGCAAAT GTGATATATCGTAAAGTTCCAGAAGACTGGTCAATTATAGGaggaaatttaaatttagaggAACCTCTTGAAGATAATGGTAAAGATTTCTTCTTTAGCAAAAGATTTGAGACCAATAGATTTGTAGATATTGTTTTTGATTCTGAACATAACAGTGACGGCTGTGAATCTTGCag AAGGCGGCAAAAATTGAATGAGATCAATACTCCAACACTTGTAGCTAATTGTATTAGTTGGAGAAATGAAAGTTACACGATCGGTACTGGGGTATTTCTACATCCagatgtttatatttttgaatacatccataaacgctcaaatGAAAAC AATGGAGATATATGTGATTTAGATTCTGCAGAACTATATCCAGAATattataggaaaaattttgaaaaggtAAAGGGATCTAATGAAAATACTCCAAATCCATTTGTTATTGGCTCAATAGAAGACATATTTGATTCTAAAAACGATATCAATATTAAAGTCAGGATATTTTTTAGACCCGAAAATACTTTTGGCATGTTATCTTCTGCATTCACcaaggatataaattatttatattatagtgACGAAA TGATAACTGTATCATTTGATAAAGTGATGGGTAGATGCTACTTAGCTTATGGATATAATTTTGCATCTTCAACTGAATGGTCAGAACAAGGACCATaccgattttattttcttgaagcTTATGATGCTAAAAAGCGTAAAATATTCGATTTACCCgcaaaagcaaaaaatattggtataataggaaaaggaaaag GTGGTGGTAAAATAAAGGGCATGGCAAAACAACGGATGCAATTTGCAGAACTGCCAACAGattgggaaaaaattgaaagaccTTTAGCAACAATGGATGTATTCGCTGGTTGTGGTGGTTTGTCTGAAGGTCTTAAAATGAGTAAAATTGCAGAATCTAAATGGGCG ATCGAAAGGGATGTAGCTGCAGCTAACGCTTTCAAACAAAACAATCCTAGTTGTCGAATGTTTATAGAGGATTGTAATGATATATTAAGTTTCATTCTTAGCGGTCAAGCCAAAGATAATGGATTACCTGAGAAAGGTGAAGTGGAAATGTTGGTGGGAGGACCGCCATGTCAAGGATTTTCAGGAATGAACAGATTCAACTATCGAAATTATTCTTCCTTTAAGAATTCTTTGGTGGTTTCATATTTAACTTTCTGTGAATATTACAG ACCAAAGTATTTCATCTTAGAAAACGTGAAAAATTTCGTatctttcaaaaaaagtatGGTTTTAAAATTAACGTTAAGATGTCTGCTTGCCATGGGTTATCAAGTGACATTTGGGATTCTTCAAGCTGGACAATATGGAATTCCACAAACAAGAAGACGGCTGATTCTGATGGCATCAGCACCTGGTTATGTTCTTCCAAAATACCCCGAACCTCAACAtgtgtttaataaaaaagtaactCACCTAAGTTTCTCTGTTGATGGAGATATTTACTACAATG AGTGTTTTTGGACAGAGTCCGCCCCCTACCGCACAATAACAGTAAAAGACGCTATGTCAGACTTACCCTCTATCAAAAATGGCTGTAGTAATGTTGAAATGGCTTATAATTGTGAGCCAGAAAcccattttcaaagaaaaatgagaGGCGTTGCTGACTCTGGCTTACTGCGAGATCACATTTGTAAAGAAATGTCAACTTTAGTTGAAGCTAGGATGTCTCATATACCGACATATCCAGGTTCTGATTGGAGGGACTTACCCAACATATCCTTAAAATTATCAGATGGAACGAGTActgtaaaattgaaatatctgtaCAG aacaaagaaacaaaaaccagAAGATTCACCTCGAGGAGTATGTCAATGTGTAACTGGAAAACCATGTGATCCAGCAGATAAGCAGAGTAATACTTTAATACCTTGGTGTTTACCTCATACAGGAGATCGGCATAATCATTGGGCGGGATTATATGGAAGATTAGAATGGGATGGATATTTCGGCACTACTATTACAAATCCGGAACCTATGGGCAAACAGGGTAGAG ttttacaTCCTAACCAGCATCGAGTAGTGAGTGTGAGAGAATGTGCTCGATCTCAAGGTTTCAGAGATACATTCAAATTTTGTGGGAGCATTTTGGACAAATATCGACAAGTGGGTAACGCCGTACCTCCTCCTCTGGGAGCTGCCATCGGTAGAGAGATAGCCAAAGCTTTTCAACTTACTATGGATAAACATCCACCAGAACTACCAAAACAACCACTCACACCACCAGTGCAACCAGCCACACCATCAGAAAATGGACAATTTATACAAAGTTCATCAACATCACCATTTACACCAGCAAAACCACCAAAAATTGAGGACTGTGACCTcacaataaataatagtttccCACTTTTgtaa
- the LOC130898537 gene encoding snRNA-activating protein complex subunit 1-like, whose product MSRQKFMNKALMYQYDKELASAFQADCEIFLDEFEKYQSFRFMDFQQVWHQQKFSFIFAGQVYALLLRDFCENCFYVVKKYIMFPRTLYTQIGAFYLLYSIYYKQPLRTWVKIRLTFDEYQKLYELITEMSHRQQIDVCYIFSKMQSEGAFLYVAHRKPLGPEDRFVKDVQMYINDTFTYSKTQSAITKFKDLQDKSGLISEIESTNKEYSELLQKYAGKCSQLKPFSSTLIDEIQAAYTNFQNDGKNSNSNEETTVKKSEIQTSKHSIKNKAMLNKNAVYRASKRVKTAVDTTDESDSN is encoded by the exons aTGTCAAGACAGAAGTTTATGAATAAAGCGCTTATGTATCAGTATGATAAAGAATTAGCTTCAGCATTTCAAGCAGACTGTGAAATATTTCTAGacgaatttgaaaaatatcagtCTTTTAGATTTATGGATTTTCAGCAAGTGTGGCaccaacaaaaattttcatttatattcgc ggGACAAGTATATGCATTACTATTACgagatttttgtgaaaattgtttttacgtggtgaaaaaatatataatgtttcCAAGAACACTATATACACAAATAGgagctttttatttattatattcaatttattataaacaaccGTTAAG gACTTGGGTAAAAATTAGATTAACCTTTGATGAATACCAGAAATTATATGAACTCATTACAGAAATGAGTCATAGGCAGCAAATTGATGTTTGCTACATTTTCAGTAAAATGCAGTCGGAAGGAGCATTTCTCTATGTAGCTCATCGTAAACCGTTAGGCCCAGAAGATAGGTTTGTTAAAGATGTACAAATGTATATAAATGATACTTTCACATACTCAAAAACACAAAGTGCAATTACAAAGTTTAAAGACTTACAAGATAAATCTGGTTTAATTTCAGAAATTGAATCTACCAATAAAGAATATTCTGAACTACTTCAGAAATATGCag gAAAATGTTCTCAATTAAAACCATTTTCAAGTACTCTAATTGATGAAATACAAGCTgcatatacaaattttcaaaacgaCGGGAAGAATTCAAACAGTAATGAAGAGACTACagtaaaaaaaagtgaaattcaGACATCCAAacattctattaaaaataaagcaaTGCTGAATAAAAATGCGGTGTACAGAGCGTCTAAAAGAGTTAAAACCGCTGTTGATACTACGGATGAAAGTGATTCAAACTAG